Proteins from a single region of Fibrobacter sp. UWP2:
- a CDS encoding MauE/DoxX family redox-associated membrane protein: MIECFEKQNIKRSIVAGVILLVASFFVAVGVAEISFPESLLTFTDQDWLMDIWPKAYRYNIHVGLSAVIIACGLIVPAYKLQKDFAIRALETLCRIGIGGMFIFASIFKIQDPHQFATLVAQYQFFSALHVDFVNNFFALVYPQFELWFGLAMIFTPFVKESAFAIFWMFVSFIIALAWALWNDLGITCGCFELEGAQDKAEAWTSLIRDLVLIWPTLWLAFRKNKSLISVWKK; the protein is encoded by the coding sequence ATGATCGAATGCTTTGAAAAACAGAATATCAAGCGCTCCATCGTCGCGGGCGTTATCCTCCTCGTCGCTTCGTTCTTTGTGGCCGTTGGCGTCGCCGAAATCAGCTTCCCCGAGAGCCTCCTCACCTTCACCGACCAGGACTGGCTCATGGATATTTGGCCCAAGGCCTACCGTTACAACATCCATGTGGGGCTCAGCGCCGTGATTATCGCCTGCGGGCTCATTGTGCCCGCCTACAAACTGCAAAAGGACTTCGCCATCCGCGCCCTCGAGACGCTCTGCCGCATCGGCATCGGCGGGATGTTCATCTTCGCCTCCATCTTCAAGATCCAGGACCCGCACCAGTTCGCGACCCTCGTGGCGCAGTACCAATTCTTCTCGGCGCTGCATGTCGACTTCGTCAACAACTTCTTTGCGCTAGTTTACCCGCAATTTGAACTCTGGTTCGGGCTCGCGATGATCTTCACGCCGTTCGTGAAGGAATCAGCATTCGCCATCTTCTGGATGTTCGTGAGCTTCATCATCGCGCTCGCCTGGGCGCTGTGGAACGACCTCGGCATCACCTGCGGATGCTTTGAACTCGAAGGCGCTCAAGACAAGGCTGAGGCATGGACCAGCCTCATCCGCGACCTCGTGCTCATTTGGCCTACGCTGTGGCTCGCCTTCCGCAAGAACAAGAGCCTGATTAGCGTCTGGAAAAAGTAA
- a CDS encoding PHP domain-containing protein → MYKGSTIITEKGGYADLHLHTRLSDGTLSVEELLTLCKRKGLRCISITDHDNLDSYKLAAEPAKEIGLEIIPGIEISAVWQGKDIHILGYFCDPTNLALNMELEDFAKQRIARAKAIIKKLNALGIDITYEKVHSYCKGKVIGRPHIAMTLVDEEYIGNFAEAFTKYLGDGCIAFVEKKGLNPQETIRLIENAGGIAVLAHPYKSGLSDEFIENMVEWGIQGIEVYSPAQKGAVGRKYKDMAQKYGLVGTGGSDFHTEGSPYTPNCMKMPYTVVQALRERREKSRAEWF, encoded by the coding sequence GTGTACAAGGGATCTACCATCATCACCGAAAAAGGCGGCTACGCGGACTTGCACTTGCACACCCGCCTTTCCGATGGTACGCTCTCGGTCGAGGAACTACTGACTCTTTGCAAGCGCAAGGGGCTCCGCTGCATCTCGATTACCGACCACGACAACCTCGACAGTTACAAGCTGGCTGCGGAACCCGCCAAAGAAATCGGACTCGAAATCATCCCGGGCATCGAGATTTCTGCCGTTTGGCAGGGCAAGGACATCCACATCCTGGGTTACTTCTGCGACCCCACGAACCTCGCCCTCAACATGGAACTCGAGGACTTCGCCAAGCAGAGAATCGCCCGCGCCAAGGCGATTATCAAAAAACTGAACGCCCTCGGCATTGACATCACCTACGAGAAGGTCCATTCGTACTGCAAGGGCAAGGTCATTGGCCGACCTCACATCGCCATGACGCTTGTGGACGAGGAGTACATCGGCAACTTCGCCGAGGCCTTCACCAAGTACCTGGGCGACGGCTGCATCGCTTTTGTCGAAAAGAAGGGGCTCAACCCGCAAGAGACCATCCGCCTCATCGAAAACGCGGGCGGAATCGCGGTCCTCGCCCACCCCTACAAGTCGGGGCTCAGCGACGAGTTCATCGAGAACATGGTCGAATGGGGCATCCAGGGCATTGAAGTTTACAGCCCGGCACAAAAGGGCGCCGTGGGGCGCAAGTACAAGGACATGGCCCAAAAGTACGGGCTGGTCGGCACCGGAGGCTCCGACTTCCACACCGAAGGGAGCCCCTACACACCCAACTGCATGAAGATGCCCTACACCGTGGTGCAGGCGCTCCGCGAACGCCGCGAAAAATCCCGCGCCGAATGGTTCTAA
- a CDS encoding viroplasmin family protein, whose translation MAKTKFYAMKGPNRDKIVDNWPECERLVKGVPGIRYKSFATREEAEAWMRGEEPEVKNGIRIYVDGSFTPTFAKAGWSFVVTEGDKELARGFGITAFDAESRNIDGEVMASYQAMKWLDANDKIGTICHDYEGIARWARGEWKAKSSIATQYVNAIKPYLHRVSFEKVAAHTGVKWNELADELAKTAITRAKDAQEAAKNGAKVEKILSAAEKASEKYED comes from the coding sequence ATGGCGAAGACAAAATTCTATGCGATGAAGGGCCCGAACAGGGATAAGATTGTGGACAACTGGCCGGAATGCGAACGGCTGGTGAAGGGCGTGCCCGGAATCCGTTACAAGTCGTTTGCCACGAGGGAAGAGGCCGAAGCTTGGATGCGCGGCGAGGAGCCCGAGGTAAAAAACGGCATCCGCATTTACGTGGATGGATCGTTTACGCCGACATTTGCCAAGGCGGGATGGTCTTTTGTGGTGACCGAGGGTGACAAGGAACTTGCCCGCGGCTTTGGTATCACGGCATTTGATGCCGAGAGCAGGAATATTGACGGCGAAGTCATGGCGAGTTACCAGGCCATGAAGTGGCTTGACGCCAACGACAAGATTGGCACGATTTGCCACGACTACGAGGGCATTGCCCGTTGGGCGCGCGGCGAGTGGAAAGCCAAAAGCAGCATTGCCACACAGTACGTGAACGCTATTAAGCCTTATTTGCACCGGGTGAGTTTTGAGAAGGTGGCTGCCCATACGGGTGTTAAGTGGAATGAACTCGCCGACGAACTCGCCAAGACGGCAATCACGCGCGCAAAGGACGCGCAGGAAGCCGCCAAGAACGGCGCGAAGGTCGAGAAGATTTTGTCTGCCGCCGAAAAGGCGAGCGAAAAATACGAAGACTAG
- a CDS encoding agmatine deiminase family protein has product MAKNEVRYPAEWEKQEATWLAFPHNKKNWYGERGEKIRWFYVDLIRTISEFQPVNVLVPNKNYLTYNEKCAMADRPFPASFYNIKTDDIWIRDYGPFFLKQGEKTVIAQTQFNAWGAKFPPWKNDNQIPERLAEIFEYKISKSIPYIFEGGAIEVNGDGLGMTTLDCLVGNHRNAPKDLSKVIKALCGAFGLRSILVLPRGLNGDHTDGHIDNVARFVAKDRVVMAWEESPRSKNRETLAQNRYLIETFLKAHYGKKAKVDTLPLPPQRTLDDGQILPASYMNFIYVNGGLIYPKYKCVNDKVAQKYFESVYPKRKVIGIDCRTVIEEGGSLHCLSKHESK; this is encoded by the coding sequence ATGGCAAAGAATGAAGTTCGTTACCCCGCCGAATGGGAAAAGCAAGAGGCCACATGGCTCGCCTTCCCCCACAACAAAAAGAACTGGTACGGCGAGCGCGGTGAAAAAATCCGCTGGTTCTATGTGGATTTGATCCGCACCATCAGCGAATTCCAGCCGGTGAACGTGCTGGTCCCAAACAAGAACTACCTCACTTACAACGAAAAATGCGCCATGGCCGACCGGCCCTTCCCCGCCAGTTTTTACAACATAAAGACCGACGACATTTGGATTCGCGACTACGGTCCGTTTTTCCTCAAGCAGGGCGAAAAAACCGTGATTGCCCAGACGCAATTCAACGCCTGGGGCGCCAAGTTCCCGCCGTGGAAAAACGACAACCAGATTCCCGAGCGCCTCGCCGAGATTTTTGAATACAAAATAAGCAAGAGCATCCCCTACATTTTTGAAGGTGGCGCCATCGAAGTCAACGGAGACGGACTCGGCATGACCACGCTCGATTGCCTCGTGGGCAATCACCGCAACGCGCCCAAGGATTTGAGCAAGGTCATCAAGGCGCTTTGCGGGGCCTTTGGCCTCAGGAGCATTCTGGTACTCCCTCGCGGGCTCAACGGCGACCATACCGACGGACACATCGACAACGTTGCCCGCTTTGTGGCCAAAGACCGCGTGGTCATGGCCTGGGAAGAAAGTCCGCGAAGCAAGAACCGCGAAACCCTCGCCCAAAACCGCTACCTCATCGAGACCTTCCTCAAGGCGCACTACGGTAAAAAAGCCAAGGTCGACACCCTGCCACTCCCACCGCAGCGCACGCTCGACGACGGGCAGATTCTGCCTGCCAGCTACATGAACTTCATCTATGTGAACGGCGGGTTAATTTATCCTAAATACAAGTGTGTCAACGACAAGGTCGCCCAAAAGTACTTCGAGAGCGTGTACCCCAAGCGCAAAGTCATTGGCATCGACTGCCGCACTGTAATTGAAGAAGGCGGAAGCCTCCACTGCCTAAGCAAGCACGAGAGCAAGTAG